In Melospiza georgiana isolate bMelGeo1 chromosome 8, bMelGeo1.pri, whole genome shotgun sequence, one genomic interval encodes:
- the NEUROG3 gene encoding neurogenin-3, translating into MAPQSHRSPDEGQPYFGGAEDPSPGAGGASPGSRGASPARPALAPRDAARRKGKARRGRGKARSEGSLSKQKRSRRMKANDRERNRMHHLNSALDALRSVLPTFPDDAKLTKIETLRFAHNYIWALTQSLRLAEQGLPEPPAPPPPPGAAPGAWDSPCLSPQSRSRLQRVDLRPGRLPAPRCPAGAAAARQSGPRGQKRIVMLIVPSGARSPAPKRRNPSGDGSPGSPCRPWGDNHGEPLLAPLSPSCVLSGLPGMRVGALGAGESAG; encoded by the exons ATGGCCCCGCAGAGCCACCGCTCTCCGGACGAGGGGCAGCCGTATTTCGGGGGCGCGGAGGATCCGTCCCCGGGCGCCGGCGGGGCCTCCCCGGGCAGCCGGGGCGCctcgcccgcccgccccgcgctgGCCCCGCGGGACGCGGCCCGCAGGAAGGGGaaggcgcggcggggccgcggcaaGGCGCGCAGCGAGGGCTCGCTCAGCAAGCAGAAGAGGAGCCGGCGCATGAAGGCGAACGACCGCGAGAGAAACCGCATGCACCACCTCAACTCCGCGCTGGACGCCCTCCGCAGCGTCCTGCCCACCTTCCCCGACGACGCCAAGCTCACCAAGATCGAGACGCTGCGCTTCGCGCACAACTACATCTGGGCGCTGACGCAGAGCCTGCGCCTGGCCGAGCAGGGCCTGCCCGagccccccgcgccgccgccgccccccggggccgcccccggcGCCTGGGACTCGCC gtgccTTTCCCCGCAGAGCCGCTCCCGTCTCCAG CGGGTGGATTTACGGCCGGGCCGCCTCCccgccccgcgctgccccgcCGGGGCGGCCGCCGCCAGACAAAGCGGCCCGCGGGGCCAGAAGCGCATTGTGATGCTAATTGTTCCCAGCGGAGCCCGCTCGCCCGCG CCAAAGCGGCGGAACCCGAGCGGGGACGGCAGCCCGGGCTCCCCGTGCCGCCCATGGGGGGACAACCACGGGGAGCCCCTTCTTGCCCCTCTGTCCCCTTCCTGCGTGCTGTCCGGGCTCCCTGGGATGCGGGTGGGAGCGCTGGGTGCGGGTGAGAGCGCTGGGTGA